The Capsicum annuum cultivar UCD-10X-F1 chromosome 1, UCD10Xv1.1, whole genome shotgun sequence sequence AAATGATGCTTTAGGAGTCGAATAGTGCTTTCTCTGGCTTGTAAGCTTCTATCAACTGTATCAACCAAGGAGCTATGAGGAATATAGGGGAAATGGGTAGGGGGTTTCTGaccataaagaacctcaaaagGAGTCAGTTTGATAGCAGAATGATAAGTGGTATTGTACCACCATTCAGCAAGGGGTAACCACTGAACCCACTCTTTGGGTCTGTCACTGCACATGCATCTTAGATAGCCTTCTACACATTTGTTTATAGCCTCAGTTTGTCCATCCGACTGAGGATGATATGCTGAAGAGTGATGAAGCTGGACTCCCTGTACATCAAACAATGCCTGccagaacttactcaagaaaacCACATCTCTGTCACTAACAATCGTGCGCGGTAGACCATGCAACTTGTACACATTATCCAGAAACACTTGAGCCACAACTGAAGCAGTGTAAGGATGGTTCAAACACATAAAGTGAGCGTACTTACTAAGTCTGTCCACTACAACAAAAATGACGGATTTGTTGTGGACTTTAGGTAGACCCTCAATGAAGTCTAAGCTTATGTCTTGCCATACTTTATTTGGGACAGGAAGGGGCTGTAACAGCCCAGGGTATCTCACATTTTCACCTTTACACTTTTGACAAATTTCGCACCTTTTCACATGAGTGTAAATATCCCTTTTCATCTTCTTCCAATAGTATAATTCATTGACTCTAAAGAGTGTTGCAGATATATCTGAGTGCCCCCGTACAGCACTATCATGTAAGCTATGTAGAATATCTTGCTTAAGAGAAGGACTATCCCCAACCACAATCTTTTCTCTCCTATATAATACCCCATTTGTCAACATATAGAGTGGGTGGGATAAGGGGTTATGCTGCAACTGGTGCACCAATTGAGACAAGTGACCGTCATAGGTGTATGATGTCTTGACCCTGTCTAAAAAATCAGAAGTGATGGTAGTGGTCAGTAGGTGCAGTGTAGGGGAGGTAGGACACCTGGACAAGGCATCTGCAGCTAAATTCTCCTTCCCACATTTGTAAACTATGGTGTAGTCATATCCCATCAACTTGGCAACCCATTTCTGTTGACTTAGGGTGGATATCCGTTGCTCCATGAGGTACTTAAGAGGTTGATGATTAGTCTTGATGATAAAATGTCTCCCAATTAAGTATGGCCTCCACTTCTCAATTGCCTTCACAATAACAAGCATCTCTTTTTCATAAATGGGCAAGGACAGATGAGCATCACTCAAGGCCTTACTCATATGAACCAAGGGGTGACTATCTTGCATAAGAACAACACCAATCCTATATCCAGACGCATCTGTCTCCACTAcaaattcttttgaaaaatcaGGTAAGGCCAGTACAGGGGTAGTACTCATTGCCTGCTTAAGAGCTTCAAATGCAGTAGTAACAGAATCAGACCACTCCAACTTTTCCTTCCTTAAAAGTTATGTTAAAGGTCTGGCTAAAATCCCATAATTCTTCACAAACCGTCTATAATACCCAGTCAGTCCAAGAAAGCCCCTGAGTTCCTTAATAGATTTAGGAGTAGGCCATTCCTTCATTACCTTGACCTTGTTGGGGTCAGCTACTACTCCTTGTTGTGTAATAATATGACCCAAGTAATCAACCTCAGTTTTAGCAAATAAACATTTACTGAGCTTGACAAATAAGTTATGGGACAGTAACACCTTGAAAGCCTTTTCCATATGACTCAAATGGTCCTTCCAAGAGAAATTATAGATCAGGATATCGTCAAAAGACACCAATATGAACTTCCTTAGAAAAGGATGAAATATGGTATTCATCAAGCTCTGAAATGTGGagggggcattagtcaatccaaagggCATAACTACAAATTCATAATGCCCATTATGAGATCTAAATGTTGTCTTCTCAATATCTTGCTCATGCATTCTAATCTGGTGGTATCCCGACCGCAAATCcaattttgagaaatattttgatcCCCCTAGTTCATCAAGTAACTCTTCTATAATGGGTATGGGAAATTTATCCTTCACAGTGTTAGCATTTAATTTCCTATAGTCAATGCAAAGTCTCCAAGTGCCATCTTTCTTCCTAACCATAACAATAGGAGAAGAAAAGGGACTTACACTTGGTCTTATCACCCCTGTTTGCAACATTTCTGCTATCAACTTTTCAATCTCATCCTTCTGAATTGCAGCGTATCTATAAGGCCTGACATTGATTGGAAGGGTGCCTTCCTTTAGAATAATTCTGTGGTCGTGTACCCTGTGAGGGGGTAATTCTGTAGGAACCCTAAAGAGTAGTTCATATTGTTTTAACAGTCTTGTACTTCCTCTGGCATTTCTGCTTCCAATTTTTGCCCTTCCTCCCCTTTAATTGTCTGAACAAAAGCCATCGACATCAGGTTTATTTTTCCCGTCTTATTTAATATCTTCTGCATCTTGACATCTGCTATTACCTTAAATGAACCCGGTTGACTGCCTCTTAAGGATATTTTTTTTGTTCCCATCTGAAATTCCATTTTCAACAGGCTAAAGTTCCACCTTATATCCCCTAATGTGATCAGCCATTGAATTCCCAATACTACATCAGCTCCTCCCAAAGGAATAACCAGCATATCAGTTCGAAAGTCCACTCCTTGCATTTTCCAGTGTACCTCTCTACTCATTAGTGAACTATGCACCTTATACCATCTCCAACAGCAACTGCAAAGCGCTGAACATTACTTAATTTGCAACCTAATTTCTTAGCGATTGTCAGGTCCATGAAATTGTGTGTTGAGCCAGAATCCACAAGAACATGGATCATTTTGCCTTGAAGTGACCCCTTCACTCTCATAGTCCTGTAATCACTAGTCCCATTGAGGGCATGCATTGACACCAGAGCTTGGATGGAAAAATCCTCCTCATGCTCCACCTCGTCTATGGCATCTTCCCAATTAGGTTCTTCGTCCTCTTCTTCCATTTCCAAAATAAACAATTGCTTCCTTTTACTACATTTGTGATTTGAGGGTGTATTTTTCATCACACCAATAACAAAGGCCTTTTGCTCTTTTCTCATCCATTTCGGTAGTTGATAACCTTCTTGTACCTTGGTATGGTGGTTTGTTCACGGTGTTGAACCCCTTGGTATTGTCTACTGGTCTACTGCTTCCTCCCTTAGATTGACTTCCCCAGAATCCTTGTGGGTTAGCGAGTAATGGTCTAGAATTCCTTACCAAGGACTGTGTGTGACCCATTTGTAGCTTTAATGACTGCTCCGCCAATTTCTCTTGATTATACGCTTTCATCAATGTTCGAGGCCCCAACATTCTTACCTGAACTTCCACTTCCGGTTTCAAATTCGCCAAGAATATTCTGATTGACTGTTCTTCCGTTATGTCGACCTGATTTAGTAACTCGTCAAATTTGTCCAAAAATTCTTGCACACCACCTGTTTGTTTAAGTGCCACTAACTTCCCCAAAGGATCGGCATGCTGGAGATAAATTGCTCGCCCATAGTCACTCCAACTAGGAACTGCTCCCAATCGTCCCTTCATGTATGCCTGGTGCCATTGAAGAGCCTTGCCTTCCATGTAAATCATCGCTGTTTGCACCTTCTTCTCCTCTGGTGTCGACATGTAATCAAAGAATTGCTCCGCCTTGTACATCCACCCTTTGATATCGTCTCCATAAAATTTGGGGAATTCGATCCTCAGTAATCTCTCAATTTGGAAATTAGGGTTCCCAAAATTAAATTGGTTGCCATTGTTGAACTGACCTCCGNNNNNNNNNNNNNNNNNNNNNNNNNNNNNNNNNNNNNNNNNNNNNNNNNNNNNNNNNNNNNNNNNNNNNNNNNNNNNNNNNNNNNNNNNNNNNNNNNNNNNNNNNNNNNNNNNNNNNNNNNNNNNNNNNNNNNNNNNNNNNNNNNNNNNNNNNNNNNNNNNNNNNNNNNNNNNNNNNNNNNNNNNNNNNNNNNNNNNNNNNNNNNNNNNNNNNNNNNNNNNNNNNNNNNNNNNNNNNNNNNNNNNNNNNNNNNNNNNNNNNNNNNNNNNNNNNNNNNNNNNNNNNNNNNNNNNNNNNNNNNNNNNNNNNNNNNNNNNNNNNNNNNNNNNNNNNNNNNNNNNNNNNNNNNNNNNNNNNNNNNNNNNNNNNNNNNNNNNNNNNNNNNNNNNNNNNNNNNNNNNNNNNNNNNNNNNNNNNNNNNNNNNNNNNNNNNNNNNNNNNNNNNNNNNNNNNNNNNNNNNNNNNNNNNNNNNNNNNNNNNNNNNNNNNNNNNNNNNNNNNNNNNNNNNNNNNNNNNNNNNNNNNNNNNNNNNNNNNNNNNNNNNNNNNNNNNNNNNNNNNNNNNNNNNNNNNNNNNNNNNNNNNNNNNNNNNNNNNNNNNNNNNNNNNNNNNNNNNNNNNNNNNNNNNNNNNNNNNNNNNNNNNNNNNNNNNNNNNNNNNNNNNNNNNNNNNNNNNNNNNNNNNNNNNNNNNNNNNNNNNNNNNNNNNNNNNNNNNNNNNNNNNNNNNNNNNNNNNNNNNNNNNNNNNNNNNNNNNNNNNNNNNNNNNNNNNNNNNNNNNNNNNNNNNNNNNNNNNNNNNNNNNNNNNNNNNNNNNNNNNNNNNNNNNNNNNNNNNNNNNNNNNNNNNNNNNNNNNNNNNNNNNNNNNNNNNNNNNNNNNNNNNNNNNNNNNNNNNNNNNNNNNNNNNNNNNNNNNNNNNNNNNNNNNNNNNNNNNNNNNNNNNNNNNNNNNNNNNNNNNNNNNNNNNNNNNNNNNNNNNNNNNNNNNNNNNNNNNNNNNNNNNNNNNNNNNNNNNNNNNNNNNNNNNNNNNNNNNNNNNNNNNNNNNNNNNNNNNNNNNNNNNNNNNNNNNNNNNNNNNNNNNNNNNNNNNNNNNNNNNNNNNNNNNNNNNNNNNNNNNNNNNNNNNNNNNNNNNNNNNNNNNNNNNNNNNNNNNNNNNNNNNNNNNNNNNNNNNNNNNNNNNNNNNNNNNNNNNNNNNNNNNNNNNNNNNNNNNNNNNNNNNNNNNNNNNNNNNNNNNNNNNNNNNNNNNNNNNNNNNNNNNNNNNNNNNNNNNNNNNNNNNNNNNNNNNNNNNNNNNNNNNNNNNNNNNNNNNNNNNNNNNNNNNNNNNNNNNNNNNNNNNNNNNNNNNNNNNNNNNNNNNNNNNNNNNNNNNNNNNNNNNNNNNNNNNNNNNNNNNNNNNNNNNNNNNNNNNNNNNNNNNNNNNNNNNNNNNNNNNNNNNNNNNNNNNNNNNNNNNNNNNNNNNNNNNNNNNNNNNNNNNNNNNNNNNNNNNNNNNNNNNNNNNNNNNNNNNNNNNNNNNNNNNNNNNNNNNNNNNNNNNNNNNNNNNNNNNNNNNNNNNNNNNNNNNNNNNNNNNNNNNNNNNNNNNNNNNNNNNNNNNNNNNNNNNNNNNNNNNNNNNNNNNNNNNNNNNNNNNNNNNNNNNNNNNNNNNNNNNNNNNNNNNNNNNNNNNNNNNNNNNNNNNNNNNNNNNNNNNNNNNNNNNNNNNNNNNNNNNNNNNNNNNNNNNNNNNNNNNNNNNNNNNNNNNNNNNNNNNNNNNNNNNNNNNNNNNNNNNNNNNNNNNNNNNNNNNNNNNNNNNNNNNNNNNNNNNNNNNNNNNNNNNNNNNNNNNNNNNNNNNNNNNNNNNNNNNNNNNNNNNNNNNNNNNNNNNNNNNNNNNNNNNNNNNNNNNNNNNNNNNNNNNNNNNNNNNNNNNNNNNNNNNNNNNNNNNNNNNNNNNNNNNNNNNNNNNNNNNNNNNNNNNNNNNNNNNNNNNNNNNNNNNNNNNNNNNNNNNNNNNNNNNNNNNNNNNNNNNNNNNNNNNNNNNNNNNNNNNNNNNNNNNNNNNNNNNNNNNNNNNNNNNNNNNNNNNNNNNNNNNNNNNNNNNNNNNNNNNNNNNNNNNNNNNNNNNNNNNNNNNNNNNNNNNNNNNNNNNNNNNNNNNNNNNNNNNNNNNNNNNNNNNNNNNNNNNNNNNNNNNNNNNNNNNNNNNNNNNNNNNNNNNNNNNNNNNNNNNNNNNNNNNNNNNNNNNNNNNNNNNNNNNNNNNNNNNNNNNNNNNNNNNNNNNNNNNNNNNNNNNNNNNNNNNNNNNNNNNNNNNNNNNNNNNNNNNNNNNNNNNNNNNNNNNNNNNNNNNNNNNNNNNNNNNNNNNNNNNNNNNNNNNNNNNNNNNNNNNNNNNNNNNNNNNNNNNNNNNNNNNNNNNNNNNNNNNNNNNNNNNNNNNNNNNNNNNNNNNNNNNNNNNNNNNNNNNNNNNNNNNNNNNNNNNNNNNNNNNNNNNNNNNNNNNNNNNNNNNNNNNNNNNNNNNNNNNNNNNNNNNNNNNNNNNNNNNNNNNNNNNNNNNNNNNNNNNNNNNNNNNNNNNNNNNNNNNNNNNNNNNNNNNNNNNNNNNNNNNNNNNNNNNNNNNNNNNNNNNNNNNNNNNNNNNNNNNNNNNNNNNNNNNNNNNNNNNNNNNNNNNNNNNNNNNNNNNNNNNNNNNNNNNNNNNNNNNNNNNNNNNNNNNNNNNNNNNNNNNNNNNNNNNNNNNNNNNNNNNNNNNNNNNNNNNNNNNNNNNNNNNNNNNNNNNNNNNNNNNNNNNNNNNNNNNNNNNNNNNNNNNNNNNNNNNNNNNNNNNNNNNNNNNNNNNNNNNNNNNNNNNNNNNNNNNNNNNNNNNNNNNNNNNNNNNNNNNNNNNNNNNNNNNNNNNNNNNNNNNNNNNNNNNNNNNNNNNNNNNNNNNNNNNNNNNNNNNNNNNNNNNNNNNNNNNNNNNNNNNNNNNNNNNNNNNNNNNNNNNNNNNNNNNNNNNNNNNNNNttatagttcgcatttatatttgtattttatagttcgcacttgtatttatatgttatagttcgcattttatagttcgcactatGCAATATCCTCAATGcgcttaaaaaaataaaatagagggaaGTAAGAACATACTTGGGACACGTTAGGTGCCCGAATATGGAGCATCCCCAGATGGGGTCATATCAACAGGCGAAGGTAGTGGTGGTGGCAGTGCACTACTGGATAATGTGCCCACTGCTATAGATACACGCCTGTACCTATCGATGAATGATGACACCATCGAATTATGCCTGGACTTTTTAATGTCCTGGTCATATGGTAAATTAGGATACTACAAGTCATGTACGATACCTCCCTTGGTCCCAACTGTTGGAACCTCCATATCACCCTCCGTGAGAAAATCAAACAATCTTAGTACACGTGAAGGTGATATGTGGACCACCTGGGGTATAACCGAGAGAGTGGATACAATATGGCTATCCATAAGATAGCATACCTCTACTCTTAATACATCAAACTCCTCCCTCATCTGGGGTAAATTTGGTACAACTATCGATATAACCCATCTGTCAAACGCATCGAGtcatgttatagttcgcatttgtattttatagttcgcatttgtatttgtgtttgctagttcgcacaaatgaaaagaagaaaaaaaaatgtaaaggaaaaaaaaaagaaggagaaaaaatattaaaaaaagaaggagagtaacagaaaatagagaaaaaatacaaaaaaaaaaggagaaaaaaaataaaaaataaaaaagtgaaaaaaaaaagaaaaaaaagaaagagaaaacaacaaaaaaggaaaagaaaaaatgaagaaaaaagctgaaaaaggaaaaaaaaagaataatagaaaatagagagagaaaatacataagagaggttatgaattgtaattgTAAGTAGGAATAATTAATTGGCAAAGGGGCTTATGAATTgtaattgtcacacccctttttcgtactccaaaaaGATTCGTTTTAAATTCgtaagggtttttattatcaaagtgataaaagatgaaaatttgtttcgaaaaggattcattttattcaaaactcagagtcaccacttggcataatctggtgtgccaagtcacctttggaaaccccttttcaaaacgattttgactctgtaaaactgattagcgaacagagattccgactaaggaattctgttgaccgaggggaaggtgttaggcaccccttggtccCGTGGTTAGatcacggtcgcttggtggagcgtatcggctaattgtGACACTACGAGTGTACAAACCACAGAAACACgtaaaaacaatcaatcaagcaaacaagacaaaacaatccaaaatttagtgtccagctcaattatacagtcccgaaaaatgaaaaatgcgaaaatataaacctatcttattctaaactaatcctaaactactcctgAGCTGAATTCTACCTGACGTTCTGGGCCTTGACCATGCGCCGTCTTCATATACATGATACTTCGAGGCATTCCCTGGTAAATAAATACAATCCCGAAGGGCATTCCCCGGCAAAACGAATACATCTGAATTAAACACGATAAACTAAGTGTTAacacacattcaaacattcaacgcATTCAACAACAAATCACTCCTatattttgcctacccgaacctaaacaTTCTTTGCCTATCCATTTCGATGACATTATGTTCAACAtcacaatgaatcaaaattaacCTGAATCTAACCTTTTCATCAGTTTTCAATTCCCTCTCCCAACTTCCTTTTTAAAGCAATTAATCAATTCTTCAACTACCAATCcaaattttcacattcaaaatccaacatcaactaATCCATAGCAAAGATTCGAATATGCTCAAACAATAAATCATTCCTGATTAGTTAACCAACTTCAACATAGAATCACCCAAACAATCAAACTTGCTCAACCACACAATCAAAATCATATCATCAACCAAAGCAGTCCATCCATAATATCGGATATTGTAAACAAAGAAATAAGATGGTAGAGGTTAGAAATGGACCTGATTCGGAACTTTTTGGagaatattataagaaaatccaCTTCCGAGAACCTCgacttgagcctcaacaacgacaaAAAATTAGCTTGATAGAGAAATAGCAATATGAACTGAAGCCTCAAACGACCTCACTATTTCAAGCTGGATTCAGCTAACAATCAGTgggaaatggaaaaaatattgagAATTTTGAACCGGGCTCGTTGAACGAATAAAAATGGGCAAATGTTGACGAGGATTCCAGCTAAGTAATCGCCGAAACAGCGACCAAACCCACCGACCAATTTTTGAGTAACCCAAAACCAGTCccattttcttctccattttagaTTTCAACCTCGAATccctctctctctcgatctcgCACTCTCGACATATCCTCCGCGTGTATGTGATGTGAGTAAAAGAAAATGGAGTCACTGTGATGTTTCTGAATCCGTGAGGTGAGTGAAAGTGATTAAGGTGATATATTTTTTATCGTCCACCAAAATCCAAGcctaagaagaagatgagaagcaTTTTTTGTGCGATGGACTTTTTCCAAAAAATGGAGTAGCTCCCTGTTTTTCTTATGCCTTTTTCGTGCACTCTGTATGTATATATTGCTAACGgaaagaaaaatatgttttttttgggGGGACTTGTGGGTCCATCCCCCTTTTGTCATTTCTTGGAAAGTTCCCCCCATGTAtttttctttgtggacaagaaaaagaaagggtgaggtgttgttttttaattggagggataagggttaggtatcttattttaattgaaagggttgttaggatgttaaaaagaataaaagtttgttagggattttatTCAGAGttgttcttttgtattttttgtgggatgtaattacatgggtgagggtatacagtaggataaggtaaaaatgggtaaaaagtgCTATCGGGAAGGGACAAAGTttcgtgtctacatcatgccccctttgagtGTAAACAGGCAGTGTTTTCAGATAAAGAAGTAAACAACGAGACCGAATTTTatcccgatcattattcaaagaaagaagtaaaagaaagaaggacaatcgAATCCTGTCGGACACCCTATCTACCCAAGTCATGAGGAAGTCATAAGTATCTCAAAGGGCTGGAAGAGAAgtagactataccgagttggagagtcgagtgaggttccatcgaggttccggtcatcggctttgtcattacatcaaaaaatgaaaattacaagttaaaacataaatgaaattacaaaatcctatctatataGCTTCtattggctcttgactcgacttttatcaccctattcttcaggcaggcttctgacttgcaatttctttcaacttgttgcttggctttcaattgctttgctttgttgcttgacttttcatttgttcaccctattctccaggcgggctcctgacttgctatttcatcactttgttgcttgacttttcatttcttcactctgttctccaggcgagctccaaacttgctatttcatcaccctgttcttcaggcgggctcctgaaacccaaaattaaaactcgAATGAAAATtgtcccaaacaaaaattatagtaaagtagtatttcatttttgaaagcgttgtcccattttccaggagggtcctgaacagaaagtaaagtcccatttttcaggagggtcctgaactgaaagtaaatttccattcttcagaagggtcctaaacataaagtaaaatcccatttttttcaggagggtcctaaacagaaagtaaagtcccatttttcagaagggttctgAGCATAAAATAgaaccccatttttcaggagggtcctgaacagaaagtaaaatcccatttttcaggagggtcctgaacataaagtaaaatcctatttttcaggagggtcctgaacagaaggtaaagtcccatttttcaggagggtcctgagcataaagtagaaccccatttttcaggagggtcctgaacagaaagtaaaatcccattttttaggagagtcctgaacagaaggtaaagtcccattttccaggaaggtcctgaacataaagtaaaatcccatttttcaggagggtcctgagcagaaagtaaaattcatttttcaggagggtcctgaacataaagtaaaatcctatttttttggagggtcctgagcagaaagtaaagtctcatttttcaggagggtcctgaatagaacgtaaaatcccattttttaggaaggtcctgagtagaaagtaaaatctcattatttaggagggtcctaaacaaaaggtagaatcccatttttcaggaggatcctaaacagaaagtaaaatcccattttttaggagggtcctgaacagaaagtaaaatcccattttttagaagggccctgaacagaaagtaaaatcccacggatgtaatttccaatggtagctgaattaagtgaaagcgaatttgcccctatttcaacaaagaaaatttatcagttaaaaacttagtggtggcttgctgctcttggcttctcaggtatctgccccagcactcgttcctttcatctttgttccaaatcgctgacacttgccctgtcttgccgcattaTTGACCCGGATctagattgagggaaatgagttctgactcgaacaatggatttttattttaccatgcctctgaggtgcacccttttcccaaatctgaatgcttccacgaatctAACAGCCTGTCG is a genomic window containing:
- the LOC124886031 gene encoding uncharacterized protein LOC124886031 (The sequence of the model RefSeq protein was modified relative to this genomic sequence to represent the inferred CDS: added 227 bases not found in genome assembly); the protein is MTNMALVSPRTVKMPVNTKKTRNTELRREVDELREQIRVQGDALGEIRQLLVTMAERQSRNPPAAEAASLGVNGENGGQFNNGNQFNFGNPNFQIERLLRIEFPKFYGDDIKGWMYKAEQFFDYMSTPEEKKVQTAMIYMEGKALQWHQAYMKGRLGAVPSWSDYGRAIYLQHADPLGKLVALKQTGGVQEFLDKFDELLNQVDITEEQSIRIFLANLKPEVEVQVRMLGPRTLMKAYNQEKLAEQSLKLQMGHTQSLVRNSRPLLANPQGFWGSQSKGGSSRPVDNTKGFNTVNKPPYQGTRRLSTTEMDEKRAKGLCYWCDEKYTLKSQM